A DNA window from Amycolatopsis sp. DSM 110486 contains the following coding sequences:
- a CDS encoding MarR family winged helix-turn-helix transcriptional regulator, which yields MSPKSGRRDELPPPDAASAIGDLTWLAHRAAAALGDAFNEVSRDAGLADLRDWLVLELISNGPERTQLEIATELGVDKTTLVSILDRMERDGLVVRELSARDRRVRIPRATAKGVEVKDQVAIARDTAIMRRLSSIPARDHAKFHAMLWSIVQNY from the coding sequence GTGTCTCCGAAGAGCGGGCGTCGCGACGAGTTGCCGCCACCCGACGCCGCCTCGGCGATCGGCGACCTGACCTGGCTGGCTCACCGCGCGGCGGCAGCGCTCGGCGACGCGTTCAACGAGGTCTCGCGGGATGCGGGGCTGGCCGATCTGCGCGACTGGCTCGTTCTCGAGCTGATCAGCAACGGTCCGGAGCGGACGCAGTTGGAGATCGCCACGGAACTCGGTGTCGACAAGACCACATTGGTGTCGATTCTCGACCGGATGGAGCGCGACGGGCTCGTCGTCCGCGAACTCTCCGCCCGTGACCGGCGTGTGCGCATTCCGAGGGCAACCGCGAAAGGCGTCGAGGTGAAAGACCAGGTCGCCATCGCCCGCGATACGGCGATCATGCGTCGCCTGTCCTCGATTCCCGCCCGTGACCACGCGAAGTTTCACGCGATGCTGTGGAGCATCGTCCAAAATTATTGA
- a CDS encoding AraC family transcriptional regulator, with protein MAQDPEDFADSPQPPAYGEHDALSDVLQAIHLQGGEVRRRSSPRERHPAGARVLHLVEEGGISVEVAGEDTVELGTGDLVLLARGDAHIVRATPHTTWVTGEFVVETVVAAPLLGVLPAAIVIRGDARSAAWLLPIRELLVFEVTNSAPGTRVMVSRALDLLFIWSLRSWASAGDVRNAGWLTAALDPVLAPVLTAIHRDPGRDWPVDELARLTSLSRSAFATRFAESVGETPGSYVLRCRLGHAAHLLRGTADPVGRIAARVGYISEAAFSRAFSRAYGSSPRAWRGGTGSASFEGTTE; from the coding sequence ATGGCTCAAGATCCGGAAGACTTTGCCGATTCACCACAGCCGCCGGCTTACGGCGAGCACGATGCGCTCTCGGACGTGTTGCAGGCGATTCACCTGCAGGGTGGCGAGGTGCGCCGCCGATCGAGCCCGCGTGAGCGGCATCCGGCCGGGGCCAGGGTGCTGCACCTCGTCGAGGAGGGCGGGATCAGCGTCGAGGTGGCGGGCGAAGACACGGTGGAGCTGGGTACAGGAGACCTGGTGCTGCTCGCGCGAGGTGATGCCCACATCGTCCGAGCGACGCCGCACACGACCTGGGTGACCGGGGAGTTCGTGGTCGAGACGGTTGTCGCCGCGCCACTGCTCGGCGTTCTGCCTGCGGCGATCGTGATCCGCGGCGACGCGCGATCGGCGGCGTGGCTCCTGCCCATCAGGGAGCTCCTCGTGTTCGAGGTGACGAACTCGGCACCCGGCACCCGCGTGATGGTTTCGAGAGCGCTCGATCTGCTCTTCATCTGGTCGCTGCGGTCGTGGGCCTCAGCCGGCGATGTGCGCAACGCCGGCTGGCTGACGGCAGCGCTGGACCCGGTGCTCGCACCGGTCCTCACCGCGATCCACCGGGACCCCGGCCGTGACTGGCCCGTCGACGAGCTGGCGCGGCTCACGTCGCTGTCGCGTTCGGCGTTCGCGACGCGGTTCGCCGAGTCGGTCGGGGAAACGCCCGGTTCGTACGTATTGCGGTGCCGGCTGGGCCACGCGGCGCACCTGCTGCGCGGCACGGCCGACCCGGTCGGCCGGATCGCGGCCCGCGTGGGCTACATCTCGGAAGCCGCCTTCAGCCGGGCGTTTTCTCGTGCCTACGGCAGTTCGCCGCGGGCGTGGCGGGGCGGGACTGGTTCTGCTTCCTTCGAAGGAACGACGGAATAA
- a CDS encoding alpha/beta fold hydrolase, which translates to MRKRRVFRSAVLGATGIALVAGVTTLASAAPAPQTAPVALSHPAAAPKPTIVLVDGAWSNSQSWGDVTRSLQAAGYPVVAPPTALRSLSGDSALLASYLNTIQGPIVLVGQSYGGAVITSAATGNANVKALVYISAFEPDTHENVTALAGQFPGSHLSTDPTAVPPTALSAVPVPYTNPAGDPEIELYAKAAQYRDLFFSNQVSAATAAELAATQNPVASTALGENLAGEPGWKTIPSWTLVSNADHLIPPAAERFMATRAHSHIVEANTPHAAQVTNPGIVVNLIERAVAGTR; encoded by the coding sequence GTGCGTAAACGTCGTGTTTTCCGCTCCGCCGTCCTCGGCGCGACCGGGATCGCCCTCGTCGCCGGCGTGACCACGCTGGCATCGGCCGCACCGGCCCCCCAGACCGCGCCTGTCGCGCTCTCGCACCCGGCCGCGGCTCCCAAGCCGACGATCGTCCTCGTCGACGGAGCCTGGTCGAACTCCCAGAGCTGGGGCGATGTGACCAGGTCCCTGCAGGCGGCCGGCTACCCGGTCGTCGCCCCGCCGACGGCCCTGCGCAGCCTCTCCGGCGATTCCGCCTTGCTGGCTTCCTACCTCAACACCATCCAGGGCCCGATCGTCCTGGTCGGGCAGTCCTACGGCGGAGCCGTCATCACCAGTGCCGCCACGGGCAACGCCAACGTCAAGGCTCTGGTCTACATCTCGGCCTTCGAGCCGGACACGCATGAAAACGTCACGGCCCTCGCTGGGCAATTCCCGGGCAGCCACCTCAGCACCGATCCCACCGCGGTGCCTCCCACCGCCCTCAGCGCCGTCCCCGTCCCCTACACCAACCCCGCCGGCGATCCCGAGATCGAGCTGTACGCCAAGGCGGCCCAGTACCGGGACCTGTTCTTCAGCAACCAAGTCTCCGCGGCCACCGCCGCGGAACTCGCCGCTACGCAGAACCCCGTCGCCTCGACGGCCCTGGGCGAGAACCTCGCCGGCGAGCCGGGCTGGAAGACGATCCCCTCGTGGACCCTCGTCTCCAACGCCGACCACCTGATCCCCCCGGCCGCCGAGCGCTTCATGGCCACCCGCGCCCACTCCCACATCGTCGAGGCCAACACTCCCCACGCCGCACAGGTGACCAACCCGGGGATCGTTGTCAACCTCATCGAGCGGGCCGTCGCGGGCACCCGGTGA
- a CDS encoding alpha/beta hydrolase has translation MNDFSADEADTIVLVHGLWVNPRSWEGWKHHYEARGYRVFTPAWPGLDREVEELRRDPAGIAGVGLREVVDHYQSVIRSLDRPPIIMGHSFGGTVVQLLLDRGLGRVGIAIDSAAVKGVLPLPLSTLKSTFPVLGNPANKNKAVALTPEQFHYAVTNTLTESESATRYERYAVPGSARVLFQGAFGNFNPRAVTRVDFRKRQAPLLFIAGEADHLVPPKVNKANWRLSSKSAAVTEYKEFPGRSHFIIGQDGWQEVADYALNWAEEHAAARV, from the coding sequence ATGAATGATTTCTCCGCCGACGAGGCCGACACCATTGTGCTCGTTCACGGCCTCTGGGTGAACCCGCGCAGCTGGGAGGGGTGGAAACACCATTACGAGGCCCGGGGATACCGGGTGTTCACCCCGGCCTGGCCGGGGCTCGACCGCGAGGTGGAGGAGCTCCGGCGCGATCCCGCGGGTATCGCGGGCGTCGGCCTTCGCGAGGTGGTCGACCACTACCAGAGCGTCATCCGCTCGCTGGATCGACCGCCGATCATCATGGGCCACTCGTTCGGCGGCACCGTCGTACAGCTCCTGCTCGACCGCGGGCTGGGCAGGGTCGGCATCGCCATCGACTCGGCAGCCGTCAAGGGCGTCCTTCCCCTACCGCTGTCGACCCTCAAGTCGACCTTCCCGGTCCTCGGGAACCCGGCCAACAAGAACAAAGCGGTCGCGCTGACGCCGGAGCAGTTCCACTACGCCGTCACCAACACTCTCACCGAGAGCGAGTCCGCTACGCGCTACGAGCGGTACGCCGTCCCTGGCTCGGCACGCGTGCTCTTCCAGGGGGCGTTCGGCAACTTCAACCCCCGCGCCGTGACCCGCGTCGATTTCCGCAAGCGCCAGGCCCCGCTCCTGTTCATCGCGGGGGAGGCCGACCACCTCGTGCCGCCCAAGGTCAACAAGGCCAACTGGCGACTCTCCAGCAAGTCCGCGGCCGTCACCGAGTACAAGGAATTCCCCGGGCGCTCGCACTTCATCATCGGCCAGGACGGCTGGCAGGAAGTCGCCGACTACGCCCTGAACTGGGCCGAGGAACACGCCGCCGCCCGTGTCTGA
- a CDS encoding alpha/beta fold hydrolase — protein MSNEPVVLLHGFYHGAWAWTEVIAELGGRGRTAVAVDMAAHGLHATSPASAARRPFDPVAYATEPSPVSGVGLDAAADLLVAQLDSVGGGKPVCVVAHSMGGAVLSRAAERRPELVAHMVYLAAYMPASNTPCLDYPSLPEGRDNRFMQLLVGDPATIGALRIDHRSPDPEAQAAIRAAFYGDVEPSQAAAATALLSCDAPLAMVAESTTLTEQGWGSIPRTYVVCTEDRTIPAGLQRLFVAQADTAFPTNPTTVVELPTAHSAFLSAPARVADIIADRAAATRQR, from the coding sequence ATGTCGAACGAGCCGGTCGTTCTACTGCACGGCTTCTACCACGGAGCGTGGGCTTGGACGGAGGTGATCGCCGAGCTGGGAGGGCGGGGCCGCACCGCCGTCGCGGTCGACATGGCGGCGCACGGTCTCCACGCGACGTCTCCGGCATCCGCCGCCCGGCGTCCGTTCGACCCGGTCGCCTACGCCACGGAGCCGTCGCCGGTCTCGGGGGTCGGGCTGGACGCTGCCGCCGACCTTCTGGTGGCGCAACTGGACAGCGTCGGCGGGGGAAAGCCGGTCTGCGTGGTGGCGCACAGCATGGGTGGTGCGGTGCTGAGCAGAGCAGCGGAACGGCGGCCCGAGCTCGTCGCGCACATGGTGTATCTGGCTGCGTACATGCCGGCCTCGAACACGCCGTGCCTCGACTACCCGTCGCTGCCCGAGGGCCGTGACAACCGGTTCATGCAGTTGCTGGTCGGCGACCCGGCCACCATCGGCGCGCTGCGGATCGACCACCGCAGTCCGGATCCCGAGGCTCAGGCGGCCATCCGCGCAGCCTTCTACGGAGACGTCGAACCTTCCCAGGCGGCGGCCGCGACCGCGCTGCTCAGCTGCGACGCGCCGCTGGCCATGGTGGCCGAGAGCACCACGTTGACCGAACAAGGCTGGGGATCGATTCCCCGTACGTACGTGGTGTGCACGGAGGACCGCACCATTCCGGCCGGGCTGCAGCGGCTCTTCGTCGCTCAAGCGGACACGGCGTTCCCCACGAACCCCACGACGGTCGTCGAGCTGCCCACGGCACATTCAGCATTCCTGTCGGCGCCGGCGCGCGTCGCGGACATCATCGCGGACCGCGCGGCTGCGACCCGTCAGCGGTGA
- a CDS encoding SDR family NAD(P)-dependent oxidoreductase — translation MTRSLLAGKTAIVTGAGQGIGAGIARALAHEAASVAVVDLDGARAAATAKEVGGLAITCDVSDVDQVDSAVAAVVRRFGSVDVLVNNAMAQKPIPLHELDPADFELPFRVGPFGSFLFMRACFPYLRTNVQHDSVVLFVVMTPLSTLGTSLAFAALPAMIAEHSPSDEIAMATGMYNTTRAIGGSLGGAVFAFVLSSMTLPGTRIAGEGAYVLAWTICAAAGVITIDFLALVGRGSRRK, via the coding sequence ATGACCCGGTCCCTCCTCGCCGGAAAGACGGCCATCGTCACCGGAGCGGGCCAGGGCATCGGTGCAGGCATTGCCCGCGCCTTGGCCCACGAAGCCGCCTCCGTGGCGGTGGTCGATCTCGACGGAGCCCGAGCGGCGGCGACCGCGAAGGAGGTCGGCGGCCTGGCGATCACCTGTGACGTGAGCGACGTCGATCAGGTGGACTCGGCCGTCGCCGCGGTGGTGCGGCGATTCGGTTCCGTCGACGTGCTCGTCAACAACGCCATGGCACAAAAGCCCATCCCCCTCCACGAGCTGGATCCCGCGGATTTCGAGCTGCCCTTCCGCGTCGGTCCCTTCGGCAGCTTCCTGTTCATGCGCGCGTGTTTCCCCTATTTGCGCACCAACGTGCAGCACGATTCCGTTGTGCTTTTCGTGGTCATGACTCCGCTGTCGACCCTGGGCACGTCGCTGGCATTCGCCGCGCTCCCGGCGATGATCGCCGAGCACAGCCCTTCCGACGAGATCGCGATGGCCACCGGGATGTACAACACAACGCGGGCGATCGGCGGCAGCCTGGGCGGCGCGGTCTTCGCCTTCGTCCTGTCCAGCATGACGCTGCCCGGCACGAGAATCGCCGGCGAAGGGGCCTACGTTCTCGCCTGGACGATCTGCGCGGCCGCGGGCGTCATCACGATCGATTTCCTCGCTCTCGTCGGCCGCGGGAGCCGCCGGAAATAG
- a CDS encoding CocE/NonD family hydrolase, with protein sequence MSEPLSPADLSVHFAGLDLSKPVAPSTSSTDPFFTYARPETHGVHVSKVQVEMRDGVLLAGELHRPANPDGTPASGRFPGIVYEFNGYNAVSFMGAGARSFVTRGYVALVCSVRGSGDSPGEIDPFGPQEQRDNVDLIAWLGTQPFSTGKVGQMGVSYGGHTTILAAVHQPEHLTAVIATQALSDWYEDTIYLGGGIYNNRIRGWQKDTAPATLETYPQHPLYDDFWRERSVRARWDRLDVPVLDVGGWLDQYRNAMVKNFRARPENVWMVAGPWSHGMLPGQFEDIATAAYLAWWDRWLSDDVPGLLPETKVTSYEMPDAGWKQYSTWPPSESREDHLTFASGGKLVAGSVEKTTDAFDVETGALLAETEFLPADLVLAGTPFVDLRVSFTADEGYIAVVLEDLGPDDAASRVTHGFLRASHRDGNEQRVPVEPGASYDLRVPLWATHHRFKAGHRLRIRVASRDEGVIDSDSPAGTVTVHYGPSTFTYQMIG encoded by the coding sequence ATGTCGGAACCGTTGTCACCTGCCGATCTGTCCGTGCACTTCGCAGGACTCGACCTCTCGAAGCCCGTGGCTCCCTCGACCTCGTCGACGGACCCGTTCTTCACGTATGCGAGACCGGAGACACACGGCGTGCACGTGAGCAAGGTCCAGGTGGAGATGCGAGACGGCGTGCTCCTGGCCGGCGAGCTCCATCGCCCCGCGAACCCGGACGGCACCCCTGCGTCCGGGCGGTTTCCGGGCATTGTGTACGAGTTCAACGGGTACAACGCGGTGTCGTTCATGGGGGCCGGTGCCCGCTCGTTTGTGACCCGTGGGTACGTGGCCCTGGTGTGCAGCGTGCGAGGCAGTGGCGACTCACCGGGTGAGATCGACCCGTTCGGCCCGCAAGAGCAGCGTGACAACGTCGACCTGATCGCGTGGCTCGGGACGCAGCCGTTCTCGACGGGCAAGGTCGGCCAGATGGGCGTGAGCTACGGCGGGCACACCACCATCCTGGCCGCCGTGCACCAGCCGGAACACCTCACCGCGGTGATCGCGACCCAGGCGCTGAGCGACTGGTACGAGGACACGATCTACCTCGGCGGCGGGATCTACAACAACCGGATCCGCGGCTGGCAGAAGGACACCGCCCCGGCGACCCTCGAAACTTACCCCCAGCACCCGCTCTACGACGACTTCTGGCGCGAGCGCAGCGTGCGGGCGCGCTGGGACAGGCTGGACGTTCCGGTTCTCGACGTCGGTGGCTGGCTGGACCAATACCGCAACGCCATGGTGAAGAACTTCCGAGCCCGCCCCGAGAACGTGTGGATGGTCGCGGGCCCGTGGAGTCATGGCATGCTCCCGGGCCAGTTCGAGGACATCGCCACCGCGGCGTACCTGGCGTGGTGGGACCGCTGGCTCTCCGACGACGTCCCCGGCCTCCTGCCCGAAACCAAGGTGACCTCCTACGAGATGCCCGACGCGGGATGGAAGCAGTACTCGACCTGGCCGCCGTCCGAGTCGCGGGAAGACCACTTGACCTTCGCGTCCGGCGGCAAGCTGGTGGCCGGCTCGGTCGAGAAGACCACCGACGCGTTCGACGTGGAGACCGGTGCGCTGCTCGCCGAGACGGAATTCCTTCCGGCGGATCTGGTGCTGGCCGGCACCCCGTTCGTCGATCTGCGAGTCTCCTTCACCGCGGACGAGGGATACATCGCGGTGGTGCTGGAAGACCTCGGCCCCGACGACGCGGCCTCCAGAGTCACCCACGGCTTCCTGCGCGCCAGCCACCGCGATGGCAACGAACAGCGAGTACCGGTGGAACCGGGAGCTTCCTACGACCTGCGCGTACCCCTGTGGGCGACGCACCACCGGTTCAAGGCGGGGCACCGGCTGCGGATCCGCGTCGCCAGCCGTGACGAAGGCGTGATCGACTCGGACTCGCCCGCCGGAACCGTGACCGTCCACTATGGCCCGTCCACCTTCACCTACCAGATGATCGGATGA